The following DNA comes from Candidatus Nanopelagicales bacterium.
ATTGCACGTCAGGAAGAGCGAATCTCCGTCCTTCCACTCGCTGGTCTGGCGGTCCAGATAGCGAGGTGTTGACGCGACTCGGAACGATGCGACCGCCGAACCGGATGGCGTGAATCGCAACTCCGGGTCAGCTACTAGGTTCCCGACGATCGTGATCTGAGTGTCGCCTGCTGCCATGAATCCTCCTACTCGTGGGCGTCGACGCGGACGACCTTTGTCCGCAATACTGACTCGTTCAAGTTCAGCTGCCGATCGAGTTCCTTGACCGCGGCGGACTCGCAAGTCACGTCCAGCACGGCGTACACGCCATCGGTGTGCTTCTCGATCTCATAGGCCAGTCGGCGCCT
Coding sequences within:
- the rpsF gene encoding 30S ribosomal protein S6; its protein translation is MRRYETMVILAPDLEERTVQPTLDAFLNVIRHEGGTVGGIDVWGRRRLAYEIEKHTDGVYAVLDVTCESAAVKELDRQLNLNESVLRTKVVRVDAHE